The following DNA comes from Microbacterium foliorum.
CGAGAAGTCGCCCTCTTCGAGGCCGGCGATCCGGGCGCACTCGAGAGCGACCAGCACCTCCCCGATCACGTCGCCCTGGTACTGGTCGACCGCACCGTTGCCGATCCGCACCGGGGCGGCGCCTCCGTAGCCGGGCAGGCTCGTGAGCTCGCGTTCGAGGAGATCGCGCTCCCCGGCGATCCCGTACATGATCTGCACCTCGTTCGGCTCCCCGGCGACGGCACGCAGCAGCCAGCGCCGCCAGTGGTGCGCCTCGGTGAGGAACCCGTGCGCGATGAGGGCCTCGAGCGTGAGCGCGGCGTCCCGCAGCCAGACGAATCGGTAGTCCCAGTTCCGCGAGCCGCCGAACTCCTCGGGGAGAGACGTCGTCGCCGCAGCCACGATCCCGCCGGTGTCCTTGTTCGTGAGCGCCCGGAGGACCAGCAGCGACCGCACGACCTCACCGCGGTACGGGCCTTCGTGCTGGATGCCACTCGCCCAGCCCTGCCACCAAGATCGCGTGGCGGCGATCGCGCCGTCGATGTCGAGAGGCTTCGGAGAATGCTCATGCGAGGGGAACCAGCTGAGGGTCAGGTCCCGGACCTCCTCGGCAGAGACCGTGAGCGTCGCCCGATGCCGATGATCCTCCGCGATGAGCCGCACTCCGCGCACGATCACGGCCTCGGGTCCGGCCGTCGCGCGCAGGGCCGGCTCCTCGCTCGTGCCCACCTGTCGCACCCAGGGGAGTCTGCGCGAGTAGTCGAAGTGCAGCCGCAGCTCGGTGACGAACTCGACCCGACCTTCGATCCCGACGATCCGGCGCACCACGTCGCTGCGCGAAGGATGCAGCGGCATGAACTCCTGCACTTCGGCGATGCCGTGAGCCGTCTCCCAGCGCGTGACGAGAATGAACGTGTCCGACACGTAGTGCCGCTGCGAGGTCGCCGCCGCATCCAGCGGGCGCAGACTCCAGCATCCGTTGCTCGCTTCTCCGAGCAGGGCTCCGAACAGCGAGGGAGCATCGAAGCGAGGCAGACAGAGCCAGTCGATGCTGCCCTCTTTCGAGACGAGCGCGCCGGTGCGGCAATCGCTGAGCAGGGCATAGTCCTCGATCGGTGCGGGCATCGACCGAGTCTGCCATGGCCACGCACCGAGCGGACGGGTTACGGTGAGAGCATGACGGAAGCGACGACGCTCGTGATCTTCGGAGCCGGCGGCGATCTCACCTCTCGGCTCCTCCTTCCCGCGATGGGGCAGCTGCTGACGCGCGAACCCTCTCGCTCCGTGCACATCGTCGGCGCCGACCGCGAGGAATGGAGCGCCTCCGATCTCGAGGCAGTCGTCCGGACGGCCTTCGCGTCGATGGATGCC
Coding sequences within:
- a CDS encoding glycoside hydrolase family 15 protein; this encodes MPAPIEDYALLSDCRTGALVSKEGSIDWLCLPRFDAPSLFGALLGEASNGCWSLRPLDAAATSQRHYVSDTFILVTRWETAHGIAEVQEFMPLHPSRSDVVRRIVGIEGRVEFVTELRLHFDYSRRLPWVRQVGTSEEPALRATAGPEAVIVRGVRLIAEDHRHRATLTVSAEEVRDLTLSWFPSHEHSPKPLDIDGAIAATRSWWQGWASGIQHEGPYRGEVVRSLLVLRALTNKDTGGIVAAATTSLPEEFGGSRNWDYRFVWLRDAALTLEALIAHGFLTEAHHWRRWLLRAVAGEPNEVQIMYGIAGERDLLERELTSLPGYGGAAPVRIGNGAVDQYQGDVIGEVLVALECARIAGLEEGDFSWPLQRALIEQVIASIDRPDNGIWEIRGEPQWFTHSRVMMWAALDRGVRAVREHGLAGDADRWATVRDSLRREIDERGVDPVEGYFTQHYGSTEVDASLLVLPQVGYCAPDDPRMLRTVAQIERTLLTEGFVRRYRTESGVDGLEGGEHPFIACSFWLVEQYAATGRTDEARDLMSRLIDMTNDLGLLSEEYDVGQDRQAGNTPQALSHLTLIRAADALAGHGGRAANRR